Below is a genomic region from Streptomyces sp. RPA4-2.
GGTGAACTCGTCCCAGGTCCAGCCGGCCCGCGGGAAGTCCACCCCGGCCTGCCGGAACAGCTTCCTGTTGTAGACGACGGCCAGGGAGTCGAGCAGCGCCGGGGCGGCCCGCACCCTGCCGTTGACGGTGACTCCCTCCCGCACCGGGGCCCAGAGAGACCGCCACGGCGTGGGGCCCGCGTGCAGCGCGGACGTCAGGTCGACGACGCGGGGACTGCGCGCGATGCTGGCCAGGTCCGAGCCGAAGATGTACGCGATGTCGGGATAGGAGCCCGAGGCGAGCGCGGCCGTCACCTTCTGGAGCATCGCGTCGGACAGCACCCCGCCGCCCGCGCTGTCGACGCGGATACGCGGATGGGTGCGGTTGAACTCGGCGACGAGCGCCTCCACGGCCTTCCTGCCCGTGTCGCTCTGCCCGTGCCACAGCTCGACGGTCACGGTGCCGTCGGCGCCGACGCCGTCGGAGGCGCCACCGCCGCAGGCGGCGAGGAACGGGGCGGCGGCCGCGCCGGCCAGCAGGCGGCGACGTGCGATCGAGGAGGTCATCAGGGCCTCCCGTCAGTGCGTCCGGCGGACGTAGTCCGCGCTGCCCGGTGTCGAGACGTCCACGTCCCGGCGCACGATGCTCAGCCTTTTCCCGTACCGCGCGCGGGCCTTGCGCAGCCCGCTGTCGGTGTACTCGATGACGACGACCCGGTCGTGGAACGCCGTCGCGTACGTCCCGCACTCGTCGTACTCGCCGCACTCCTCCGCCACCGCGAAGTCGAGGCCGGTCCGTGCCCTCAGGCCGGCCAGTTCCGCGGTGTTCTTCTGCCCGATGGCCAGGTGGCGGGCGTGCGCGCGGGCGGAGAGCAGCGTGATGAACGCGGTGGCGTCGTCGGCGCCCAGCAGATGCCGCGACCGGGTGTAGCTGTCGTAGTTGTCCGGCTCCACCGCGTCGAAGCCCTTGTCCGCGCAGCCGTCGATCCACCGGCCGACCCGCGCGGCCACCCGCTCGCGCTTGTCCGGCGTACCGATGTCGAGCAGCGCCTCGTCCCAGTCGCGGTCGACGACCACCTTGCCGTACGCGTCCCGCAGCAGCAGGTCGGCGGGCCACTGCCGCTCCTCGCCCGGCTGGACCTGGAAGGCGTTGACGTAACAGATGTTGTAGAGGCCGGGCGCGGGCGTCGCCGTACGGTCGCGGCTGACGATGCGGACACCCGACGGCGGCCGGTAGGCGCCGCCGATCTGGTAGTCGAAACCGGCGTGGAGCGGGGGGAGCCGTACGGTTCGCGGGCTCGGTCCCGAGGTCCCGTGCTTTCGGGGCGGAGTGCTCTTCGCCGGTCCGGAAGCACAGCTCACCAGTGTCGCGAGCGCCATCAGGGCAGCGGCTGCCCCCGGACCGGCGACGCGGAGAACACGTTTGACGGGCATGTCCGCTCCATCAATCGCGAGTACGACCCCGCCTCGGACGCTTCCCGCGATCCTGGCGACTTTGGCCGGACTTGAACCGTGTCCGTTACCGGCTGGGCGCACCTCTGGGTGCCCGGCTGCACGCGCCACGGCACGCCAGGATCAAAGCGCTTCGACGCCGCCCCCGTCAAGGCCACGCCGGCACGGGAGGGCTGCGGGACGGCCACCGACACACGATGTCCTCCGGGAGCAGCCCCGACCCGGGCCCTATGGTCAGGACATGACCGGAGACCGTATCGCACTGGCCGTCCACGACCACGGAGGCGACGGCCCGCCGCTGCTCCTGCTGCACGGAGCCGGGCGCACGCTGGCCGACTGGGCCGCCGTCGCCCCTCTCCTGACACCCCGGCACCGGGTGCTCGCCGTCGACCTGCGCGGACACGGTCTCTCGCCTTCCGGGACCTGGACCCTGCCCCGGGTGATCGAGGACATCGAGGGGGTCCTGGAGGAGTACGGCCTGCCCGGCGCGCTCCCGGTCGGACACTCACTCGGCGGGGTGATCGCGGTGCGGTACGCGCTGGACCACCCGGAGGTCACGCCCGGCGCGGCGAACCTGGACGGATACGGGTGGGGCCGCCCCGACCAGTACGTGGGCCTCGACCCGGCCTATGTCGACGAACGTCTCGTCCAGGTGAGGAAGTCGGCGACGGCCGGGCTGCCGGGCGGCCCGCTGCCCGTCGACGGCCTGCAGACCCTGCTCGCCCAGCAGCGCGCCCTGTCCGGACAACTCGGCGTTCCCTATGAGCTGTTGGAGACGGCACTGCTGAGGTCCGTGCGTCACACACCGGACGGGCGGCTGGAGTTGAGGCCGCGGCGCGAGCACGCGCTCGAGATGCTGGCGGCGATCGACTCGCTCGACCTGTTCGCCCTCTTCGCGCGGATGGACCGCCCGCTGCTGCTGGGGCGCGCGCTCCGCCCGACGCCCCCGGTGCCTGGCAAGGAGTGGTTCGACGACCTGATGAGGGCCTACGGGATGGGGCTCGCCAGGGATCTCACGGCACTGGCCGCACAGCGCCCCCACGTGCGCGTCGTCGGGATCGACGGCACGCACGCGATGCTCCTGGAGAGCCCCGGCGCGGTCGCGGCCGCGGTCCTCGCCTTCGCCGCCGAAGCGCTCACCGATCCCGCCTCGGTCCCCTTCCGGTACGCGCTGCCCGAACCGGAGGAGTGAGGTCAGTGGGGGGACGCGGCGGCGAACTCCTCGCCGCACGGGCCGGCGCCCTCGCTCTCGGGCAGGGCGACCGGCTCGCCGCTCATCGTCAGGGTGCGGTAGTGGACGCCGATGCGGGCCGTAGACCGCCCGACGTAGTGGCCGATGAAGCAGCGGCGGAAGCGGTCGGCGCTGCGGTTGGGGCCCGAGCCGTGCACCAGGCTGCCGTTGAAGAACAGCACGTCACCCGGTGCCATGTCGACCGGCACGGCCACCAGACCGGGCGGCGGTGGCACGTACTCGCGGACGAAGGACAGCTCCTCGTCCGCCTCCTGAGGGCAGAACAGGTCCATGCGATGGGTGCCCGGCACGACCTCCAGGCCGCCGTTGCCCCGGTCGATCGTGTCGCAGGCGATCCAGGCGGCCACGCAGGTGCCCGGCTCCACCCGCAGATAGAAGTTGTCCTGGTGCAGCGCCTGGCCACGGGCGCCGGGCGGCTTGAAGTAGAACATGCTCTGCGCGGCCAGGACCTCCTCGCCCGACAGGACTTCGAGGATCTCCCGCAGCCGGGGATCGAGCAGCGTGCGCCGGGACAGCGCGTTGATGCGGTGCGGATGCATCACCCGGGGGTGGCCGTGCAGCGGATCGGCCGTGCCGCCGGGCCTCGTCGCGCGGGGCTCGAAGTGCCCCGGCACCGGCCCGGCGGCGTGCAGCGCCGCGAACTCCGCGCACAGCGCGTCGATCTCGGCACCGGTGAACAGCCCGCGGACCACCACGAAGCCGTTCTCCGCGAACGCGTCCTCCCAGGTGCGCGGGTGCCGCCCGTTCCTGTCCGTGACCGTCATCCGACCGTCCCTTCCGTTCGGGGTGCGAGGTGCCTCACGCTAGGACGGTGACCCTTCCGGGAGGATGCCTGTGCGTGCTGACGTCCTGCCCGAGCCTGCTGTCCCGTCCCCGCCGCCGGACCTGGTGACGATCGGGCGCTACGACCAGCGGGAGGGATACCGGGTCCACCGGCCGCACGGCAGTGACAGCTGGCTGTTCACCTGGACCACGGCCGGACGGGGCAGCCTTCGGCAGGGCGTGGCCCGGACGACGGCCGGCGCGGGCGACCTGGTGGTTCTGGGACCCGGCGTACCGCACCGCTACGGCGTCGAACCGGGCGCCGACCACTGGGCGTTCTGGTGGACCCACTGCCGGGCCAGGCCGTCCTGGGACCGGTGGCTGCGGCCGTACGCCCTCGCTGACGGGGTGTACGCCGTGCGGGCCGCCCGGAGCCGGGAACGTATCGGGTCGGCGTTCCGGCGGATGCTCGCCGACGCCCGCTGGACGGGGGACGGCGAACCGCCCGACGGCGCGGAACCGGCCGACGGTGCGGAACCGGCCGACGGCGCGGTCGCGGTCGCGCACGGCACCGCGGCCAGGGAACTGGCCCTGTGCTCGCTGGAGGAGATCGTGCTGCTCGGCACCGCCCGCGCGGAGGGCGACAGGCCCGGGGTGGACGCCCGTGTGCTGCGGGCGGAGGCGCTGATCGCCGCCGACCCGGCCGCCGCGCACACCGTCCGCTCGCTGGCCGGGGCGGTCGCGCTCTCGCCGTCGCGATTCGCGCATCTCTTCACCGAACAGCTCGGCCGCTCCCCGATGCGGGCGCTGCGCGAGGCCCGGCTGCTGCACGCGGCCCGGCTTCTGGAGGCCACCGGGCTTCCGGTGGAACGGGTGGCCGCGGTCTCCGGATTCTCCAGCGCCCCGCACTTCCACCGGGCCTTCCGGCAGCGCTACGGGACCTCGCCGGGGGCCTACCGCCGTGGTACGGCCATGGCCTGTCCTTCGGACCGGACGGCGCCGGAGCGCGGTGCCCGGTCGACCCGCGACCTGACCCGAACGACAGGCCCTAAGGGTGGTGCGGGGGAGGCGGCGGCAAGGTCGTGACGTCCGGCGCCGGCTCCGGCCAGACCAGCAGGACCGGACAGGGCGCGTGGTCGACGACGAACCGTCCGGCCGGGCCCAGACTGTGCGGGCCCAGGCGGGCCCGGTCGCCGTCACGGGCGAACACGAGCAGATCGGCGCCGTCGGAGGCGGCGACCACCTCCCGTTCGGCACGGCCGGCGCGCTCCAGACGGTCGCACGGGCGGCCCAGGCGCTCGGCCGCCGCGTCGAGCAGCCGTACGGCGGAGGAGGCACCGAGATCTTCCAGCAGAACCTCGGGGTCGCGCTCCCGGTGCCCGCGGCCGAGCAGTCCGGCGAAGGCGCCGTGCGCGAGACCGGGCACCCCCGGCTCGCTGACGTGCAGCAGCACGACCTCCGTCGCCCGCGGCGCGTGCTCGCGCACCGCGTCCACACATGCCGGCCAGGTTCCTTCGACGAGCCAGGCGATCACCCGCATGGGCAACGTCCTCCGTTCAGCCTCCGATGACGTGGAGCGAGGTCCACAGTGCCAGTACGGCGGGGACCAGCGCGGCCGGCACGGCGATCAGGCCGAGCCGGGTGAACTCCTTGAGGTCTACGCCGTGTTCGTGCTGGTGGACGATACGCCGCCACAGCAGGGTCGCCAGGGAACCGGCGTAGGTGAGGTTGGGGCCGATGTTGACGCCGAGCAGGACGGCCAGCACCGCGCCGGAGCCGGACGTGGCGGCGAGCGGCAGCAGCACCAGGACCGCGGGCAGGTTGTTGATCAGATTGGCCAGCACGGCGGCGAGCGCCGCGATCCCGAGCAGCGCGGGCAGCCCGCTGCCGTCCGGCAGGATCCGGCCGAGGGCGTCGGAGAGTCCGTTGTCGACCACCGCGCGGACGACGACGCCCAGGGCGAGGACGAAGGCCAGGAAGGCCGGAGCGGTGGCCCGGACCACGGTGAGCACGGTGGCGCGCCCACGCACCATGGCCCGGACGGCGAGCACCAGCGCCCCGGCCGCCGCCGACCACGCCGGATCGATCCCGACCGCGGAGGCGACGACGAAACCGGCCAGCGTGCATCCCACCGTGACCAGTGCGAACAGCGGCAGCTCCGGCGGCTCGTCGAGGGTGGGCTGCGGAGCGGCGGCGGCCAGGTCGCGGGCGAAGAAGCGCCGGAAGACCACGTACTCGGCGCCGATCGCGACCAGCCACGGAAGGACCATCAGCGCGGCGAACCGGGTGAAGCTCAGCCCGCTCGCGGTGAACGCCAGCAGGTTGGTGAGGTTGGAGACGGGGAGCAGCAGCGAGGCCGTGTTCGACAGGTGCGTGCAGGCGTAGACGTGCGGTTTGGGGCGGGCGCCCATCCGGGCCGCGGTGGCGAAGACGACGGGCGTGAGCAGCACGATGGTGGCGTCGAGGCTGAGCACCGCGGTGATCGCGGAGGCGAGCGCGAAGACGGCGGTGAGCAGGCGCCGGGGCCGACCGGCGGCCCAGCGCGCCATCCAGGCGCCGCACGCGTGGAAGAGGCCTTCGTCGTCACAGAACCGGGCGAGCACCAGTACGGCCGCCAGGAAGCCGATCACCGGCCCGAGGTGCGCGGCCTCCTCGCGGGCGTGCTCCCAGGAGATCGCGCCGGTGGCCATCACCAGCAGAGCGGCCGGGACCGCGACGACCGCCTCGGGCCAGCCGAACGGCCGTACCACCGCGCAGACGAGCACGGCGGCGAGCAGCACGACGGACAGTGTTTCGGCGAACGGGGTGTTCAGGGTTCGGTCCTCCAGGGCACGGTCGGGTGCCCGTCCATCACATCAGATGCCGCACCACCTGCCCCGACGGGACGCGGTCAGACCTCCGGGAACGGGAACGCGTCGCGCCTCCGGCGGCGGTCGGACCGCCGGGGCCGTTTGAGGCCTCCGGGGCCTTTCAGACCTCCGGGACGAGGCTCAGCTCCGCCCAGATCGTCTTTCCGTCGGTCGTGTGCCTGCTGCCCCAGCGCTGGGTGAGCTGGGCGACCAGCAGCAGGCCGCGCCCGCCCTCGTCGAAGGTCCTGGCCCGGCGCAGATGCGGCGCGGTGTGGCTGCTGTCGGAGACCTCGCAGATCAACGTGTCCGCGTCGTGGATGAGCCGCAGCCTGATGGGCGACTCGCCGTACCGGATCGCGTTGGTGACCAGCTCGCTCACCACGAGTTCCACCGTGAACGTCGCCTGGCTGAGTTCCCAGCGGTCGAGCTGCTCCACGACCTGGCCGCGGATCGGCGCCACCAGGGCCGGGTCGGCGGGAATGTTCCAGGTCGCCACCTGCGAGGACGGCAGCCCGTGGGTCCGGGCGAGCAGCAGGGCCACGTCGTCCGGGGCGCCACCGGCGGGCAGCAGGGCCTGGAGGATCGCGTGACAGGCCCCGTCCAGCGAGTCCGCCGAGCGCTCCAGCGCGTCGCACAGCAGGTCGCGGTTGATGTCGGCGTCGCGTTCGCGGCTCTCCACCAGTCCGTCGGTGTAGAGGGCGAGCACCGTACCCTCGGGCAGGGCGAGTTCGACGGACTCGAAGGGCAGCCCGCCCAGCCCGAGCGGTGGTCCCGCGGGAAGGTCGATCTGCCGGGCAGAGCCGCCCGGCGGAAGCATGACGGGCGGTGGATGGCCGGCCCGCGCGAGCGTGCAGCGCCGTGTGACCGGGTCGTACACCGCGTAGAGGCAGGTCGCGCCGACTTCGCCCGTGGTGTCCTCCGAGCCGTCCTCCGCGGACAGCCGTACGACGAGGTCGTCCAGGTGGGTGAGCAGTTCGTCCGGGGCGAGGTCGATGTCGGCGAGTGTCCGGACGGCCGTGCGCAGCCGGCCCATGGTCGCGGACGCCTGGACGCCGTGTCCGACGACGTCACCGACGACCACGGCCACCCGCATCCCGGACAGCGGGATCACGTCGAACCAGTCGCCGCCCACCCCGGCCCGTGCGGCGGGAAGATAACGGGAGGCGGCCTCCAGGGCGGCCGTGCGCGGCAGTGTCCGGGGCAGCAGGCTGCGTTGCAGGGAGAGCGCGGTCTCGCGCTCGCGGGAGTAGCGCCGGGCGTTGTCGATGCAGACAGCGGCCCTGGCCGTCACCTCCTCGGCGAGCAGCACGTCGTCGGCGGTGAAGGGGTCGGGGCGCCGGGAGCGGGCGAGGACGGCGACTCCGAGGGTCTGGCCCCGGGCCGTGATCGGTACGCACATGAGGGCGTGGAACCCGTACTCCGCGGCACGTTCGCGCCGCAGCGCGTCCCAGGAGAGCCACTGCGTCAGGGTGGTGGCGCCATCGGGCGCCACGATCGTCCGGCCGGCCGCCAGCGAGTCGGCCTGCGGTGAGGCGGCGGGGTAGACGTCCACCTGGCCGGGCTTGAGCACGGCCTCGGGGGAGCCGGGGTGCACCGAGCGGTGAGCGGCGCGGCGCAGTGCGACCGGCGTGAGCGGCGGCCCGACCGGGGGTTCGCCCCCGTGCTCCGGCGGGTCCAGCAGGTCGACGCTGACGAAGTCGGCCAGCGCGGGTACGCAGACGTCGGCGAGTTCCTGCGCTGTTCGGGTGACGTCGAGGGAGGTGCCGATGCGCAGGCCGGCCTCGTTGACCAGTTGCAGGCGTTCCCGGGCGAGGTAGTGCTCGCTGAAGTCGTGCGCGGACAGACACACCCCCACGACCTTGCCGTCGGCGCCGGTCAGCGGGGCGATCCGGGCCAGCCAGGCGTGCGCGCGGTACTCGCCGCCCGCTCGCAGGTACGTCTCGACGTCGCGTCCGACTCCGGAGACGAGGACGTCGCGCAGCTGGGTCTCCAGGCGCTCGCTCTCCTCCTTGCCGCCGATCTCGGACATCCGCAGGCCCTGGATGCGGGCTTCGGGGAGGCCGATGAGGTCGGCCATGGCGTCGTTCACCGCGAACAGGCGCAGCCGCTCGTCGTAGACCGCGACGGGGCACGGGGACTGCAGCGGCATCGCCTCGGTCAGCGGGTCTCCGGGCTCGCGCGGGCCCCGGGATTCCAGTGGTGTGACCACCAGCCAGCTGACCGGGCCGCCGTCCGGCGACTGTCGGCGGTGGGCCAGCAGCCATACGGGGAGGGCGTGGCCGTCGCGGTGGCGCAGGGCGACGGTGCCGTTCCAGCGGCTGCCGGGCGGTTCGTTCGGCAGGTCCGCGCGGTCGGCGAGCAGGCCGGAGGCGGGGCGGCCCTCGACGTCTTCCGGAGCGTGGCCCAGCAGACGGCGGGCCCCCTCGCTCCACCGGAGCAGGGTGCCGTCGGCGTCGATCACCGCCCGCGCCGTGGCGGCCTCGTCGAGGGGGTGGACCGGGGGCATCGTCGCCACTCCCTTACCGTCACTCGCGGTGAACACGCGTCACTGGGGTCTCAGCCTAGTGCGCGGGCGCGTCGCGCACCCCGCACACGAGCCGCCCGGGAGCGCATCGGCGCGACGTATTCCGGCAGATGTGGCCCCCGGAGCGGAAGTGGGTGCCCGCCCCTTGACGGCCCCATGTGTCAGCACGTCAGAATCTGTTTGTTCACGATCAGTTGTGATGAGTTATGGGTCCTGATGAGGGAGAGCCGCCTTGACGGTCACTCGGAGATCGGTATTGATCGCAGGAACCGCCGCACCCACGGCCGGAGCGTTCGTGGGTGCCGCCGACGCCCGGGCGGCCTCGTCCGGGCACGCGGCGGGCCGCAGTATCGTCGAACTCCGCGACGGTTGGCGCTTCGCCCTGGTCGATCCGGGTGGGATCACCGACCCGACCGGGGCGTACGAGGGCGCGGCACAGCCCGGTCACGACGACTCGGCCTGGCGCGAGGTGGCCGTCCCGCACGACTGGAGCATCGAGCAGACCCCCACCACGGAGCACGGCACCACCAGCGGCACCGGGTTCTTCCCGGGCGGCCTCGGCTGGTACCGCATCGCCTTCACCCTGCCGCCCGCCCTCGCCGGCAAGCGGATCTCGGTGGAGTTCGACGGCGTCTACATGGACTCGTACGTCTACTGCAACGGCACCGAAGCCGGCCACCACCCCTACGGATACACGGGGTTCGCCCTCGACCTCACCGGCCTGCTGCACACGGACGGCAGCACCGCCAACGTCATCGCGGTCAAGGTCCAGAACCAACTCCCCAGCAGTCGCTGGTACTCGGGCAGCGGCATCTACCGCGAGGCCCGTCTCGTGGTCACCGAACCGGTGCACATCGAGCGCTGGGGCACCTACGTCACGACGCCGGACATCACCGCGCGACGGGCGGTCGTCCGGGCCCGGACGAGCGTGGTCAACCAGACAGGCGCCACGGCCGAGGTCCAGGTGATCTCGACGATCCTCGACCCCGACGGCCGAACCGCGGCCCGCACGTCCACCACCGCGACGGTCGGGGACCGCGCCGACGAGACCCACGAACTCATAGTCGAGCGACCGAGGTTGTGGGACTTCGAGACCCCCGGCCATCGCTACACCCTGGAGACCGAACTGCGCGTCGGCGGCACGACCGTCGACACCTGCCGCACGTCCTTCGGTATCCGCTCGTTCCGCTTCGACCCGGACGAGGGCTTCCACCTCAACGGCACCCACGCCAAGATCAAGGGCGTCGACCTCCACCACGACCAGGGCGCCCTCGGCGCCGCGATCAGCATCGACGCCGTCCGTCGGCAGATGACCGTCATGAAGTCGATGGGCGTCAACGCCTTCCGTACCTCCCACAACCCGCCCTCGCCGCAGATGATCCAGGTCTGCGAGGAGCTGGGCATCGTGATGATGGTGGAGGCCTTCGACTGCTGGCGGACCGGCAAGACGCGGTACGACTACGGCCGCTTCTTCGACGAGTGGTGCGAGAAGGACGCCACCGAGATGGTCCTCGCGGCCCGCAACTCGCCCGCCGTGGTCCTGTGGTCCATCGGCAACGAGGTCCCCGACTCCACCTCCACCGCCGGACTGGCCATGGCCGACCGTGTCATCGGCGCCATCAGGGCCGCGGACGACACCCGCCCCCTGGTCATCGGTTCCGACAAGTACCGCCGCACGCCCACCAAGGGCTCCGCGGCCGACCTCATGCTCGCCAAACTCGACGGGCTCGGCCTCAACTACAACACCGCCCAGTCGGTCGACGCGCTGCACGCCGCCTACCCCCACCTCTTCCTCTTCGAGTCGGAGTCCTCCTCCGAGACCTCCACGCGCGGCACCTACCAGGAGCCGGAGCACCTCAACACCGGCGAGAACCACACTCCGGGCCGGCGCGCGACCTCCTCGTACGACAACAACCTCGCCTCCTGGACGATGAGCGGCGAGTACGGCCACAAGAAGGACCGGGACCGGAAGTGGTTCGCGGGCCAGTTCCTCTGGTCGGGGATCGACTACATCGGCGAACCGACGCCCTACGACGTCTTCCCGGTCAAGGCGTCCTTCTTCGGCGCCGTCGACACCGCGGGCTTCCCCAAGGACATGTACCACCTGTTCCGGAGCCAGTGGGTGAGCGAGCCCATGGTCCATCTGGTGCCCATGACCTGGAACCACGAGATCGGCGACACGGTCCAGGTGTGGGCGTACGCGAACGTCGACACCGTGGAGCTCTTCCTCAACGGAAAGTCCCTCGGCACACGGAAGTTCGACACGAAGCGGACCGTCGACGGCCGTACGTACCTGGAGACCACCGAGGCGACCGGCGACGACAAGACGTTCACCTCCGGCCCCTACCCGGGCAGCTACACCAGTCCGAACGGCAGCGCGGGCAGACTCCACCTCACCTGGAACGTGCCGTACGCCCCCGGCGAGTTGAAGGCGGTGGCCCGCCGCGGCGGCCGGACCGTCGCCACCGACGTGCTGCGCACCGCCGGCCCGCCGCACCGGGTGCGCCTCACCGCGGACCGCAAGTCCCTTCCCGCGGACGGCCGTTCACTGGTGTTCGTGACGGCGGAGGTGGTCGACGCCCGGGGCGTGGTCGTGCCCGACGCCCAGCACCTGATCGCGTTCGAGGCCCACGGCGGTTCGCTCGCCGGTCTCGACAACGGCCAGGAGGAGAGCGCCGAGCGCTATCAGGCGAGCACCCGGACGGCCTTCCACGGCAAGGCCCTCGCGATCGTCCGCAGCGGCACGCGCCCGGGAGCACTGCGGGTGACGGCCCGCTCCGAGGGGCTGCGGAGCGCCACCGTCTCCGTGCCCGCCACCACGGCGCGCACGAAGGCGACCACCCCGGCCGCACGCTTCGCACCCGACCCGGGACCGGGCGCCCCCGCCTACCCGTTCGCGGACGCCGGCTACTCGGGGCGCCCGGACTCCCTGCCGGCGGCCATGCTCGACGGTGACGCGGCCACCGGCTGGTCCAACGCCTTCTTCAAGTCGGCCACGGCTCTGCTGCCCGCCTTCAGCGGAGCCCGCGCCGAGGACTGGGTCTCGGTCACCTGGGCGCGCCCCCGTGCCGTCGACCGTGTCGAGGTCTCCTTCACCGTCGACGCGACGCACGCCCTGCCCGCCTCGGCCGAGGTCTCGGTGTGGGACGGCGAGCGCTACGTGCCGGTGAAGGGAACGGCCGTCGACTGGGCCACCGCGTCCGACGCCCCGACCGTGATCACCTTCGACCGGGCCCGCGGATCACGGCTGCGGATCCTCCTGACCAGCGGGCACCCCGGAGCCGCCGACGGCGGGCTGCGCATCAGCCGGCTGGAGGTCCCGGTGGTCTGAGCGATCGCGATGCTCGTGCTCGGTCAGCGTGTGGAGTTCGGCCGGGCCGAGCGGGCGGTGCGCCTCGACGTACTCGCCGTGCGGCAGGCGTGTGATCACGCCGGTCGCACGGCCGTGCGCCACCAGTTCGCGGTCGCGCTGCCGCAGTCCCAGACAGAGGCGGCGCGTCACCGTGAAGACGAGGACCGGGACGACGAACAGGGAGACCCGCACGGCCCAGGTCACGCTGTTGATGGACAGATGCAGGCGGGTCGCCACGATGTCGTTGCCGCCGCCCGCGAGCAGGATCAGATACACACTGATCCACGCCGCCCCGATCGCCGTACGCACCGGCCGGTTGCGCGGACGGTCCAGGAGATGGTGCTCGCGCCGGTCCCCCGTGAACCGGGCCTCCACGAACGGGTACACGCCGATGGCGACCAGGAGCAGCGGAAAGACGACGACGGGGATGAGCACACCGAGCACCAGAGTGTGCCCCGCGACATCGATCTCCCAGCCCGGCATGACACGAACCAGACCCTCCGCGAAGCCCAGGTACCAGTCCGGCTGGGCGCCCGTCGACACCTGGTCGGCGCGGTAAGGACCGTATGCCCAGACCGGGTTGACGGTCGCGACGGCCGCGACCAGCGTGATGACGCCGGACACGAGGAAGAGGAAACCGCCCGCCTTCGCCAGGTACACCGGCAGGAACGGGGTCCCCACTACGTTGCGTTCGGTCTTTCCCGGCCCCCCGAACTGGGTGTGCTTGTGGTACACGACCAGGATCAGATGCGCGACGACGAGCGCCGCCATGATCCCCGGGATCAGCAGGACGTGCAGCGAGTAGAAGCGGGACACGATGTCATGGCCGGGGAACTCCCCGCCGAACAGGAAGAACGACAGATACGTGCCGACGACC
It encodes:
- a CDS encoding helix-turn-helix domain-containing protein, with translation MPVRADVLPEPAVPSPPPDLVTIGRYDQREGYRVHRPHGSDSWLFTWTTAGRGSLRQGVARTTAGAGDLVVLGPGVPHRYGVEPGADHWAFWWTHCRARPSWDRWLRPYALADGVYAVRAARSRERIGSAFRRMLADARWTGDGEPPDGAEPADGAEPADGAVAVAHGTAARELALCSLEEIVLLGTARAEGDRPGVDARVLRAEALIAADPAAAHTVRSLAGAVALSPSRFAHLFTEQLGRSPMRALREARLLHAARLLEATGLPVERVAAVSGFSSAPHFHRAFRQRYGTSPGAYRRGTAMACPSDRTAPERGARSTRDLTRTTGPKGGAGEAAARS
- a CDS encoding endo alpha-1,4 polygalactosaminidase, translated to MPVKRVLRVAGPGAAAALMALATLVSCASGPAKSTPPRKHGTSGPSPRTVRLPPLHAGFDYQIGGAYRPPSGVRIVSRDRTATPAPGLYNICYVNAFQVQPGEERQWPADLLLRDAYGKVVVDRDWDEALLDIGTPDKRERVAARVGRWIDGCADKGFDAVEPDNYDSYTRSRHLLGADDATAFITLLSARAHARHLAIGQKNTAELAGLRARTGLDFAVAEECGEYDECGTYATAFHDRVVVIEYTDSGLRKARARYGKRLSIVRRDVDVSTPGSADYVRRTH
- a CDS encoding SpoIIE family protein phosphatase; translation: MPPVHPLDEAATARAVIDADGTLLRWSEGARRLLGHAPEDVEGRPASGLLADRADLPNEPPGSRWNGTVALRHRDGHALPVWLLAHRRQSPDGGPVSWLVVTPLESRGPREPGDPLTEAMPLQSPCPVAVYDERLRLFAVNDAMADLIGLPEARIQGLRMSEIGGKEESERLETQLRDVLVSGVGRDVETYLRAGGEYRAHAWLARIAPLTGADGKVVGVCLSAHDFSEHYLARERLQLVNEAGLRIGTSLDVTRTAQELADVCVPALADFVSVDLLDPPEHGGEPPVGPPLTPVALRRAAHRSVHPGSPEAVLKPGQVDVYPAASPQADSLAAGRTIVAPDGATTLTQWLSWDALRRERAAEYGFHALMCVPITARGQTLGVAVLARSRRPDPFTADDVLLAEEVTARAAVCIDNARRYSRERETALSLQRSLLPRTLPRTAALEAASRYLPAARAGVGGDWFDVIPLSGMRVAVVVGDVVGHGVQASATMGRLRTAVRTLADIDLAPDELLTHLDDLVVRLSAEDGSEDTTGEVGATCLYAVYDPVTRRCTLARAGHPPPVMLPPGGSARQIDLPAGPPLGLGGLPFESVELALPEGTVLALYTDGLVESRERDADINRDLLCDALERSADSLDGACHAILQALLPAGGAPDDVALLLARTHGLPSSQVATWNIPADPALVAPIRGQVVEQLDRWELSQATFTVELVVSELVTNAIRYGESPIRLRLIHDADTLICEVSDSSHTAPHLRRARTFDEGGRGLLLVAQLTQRWGSRHTTDGKTIWAELSLVPEV
- a CDS encoding arsenic transporter; amino-acid sequence: MNTPFAETLSVVLLAAVLVCAVVRPFGWPEAVVAVPAALLVMATGAISWEHAREEAAHLGPVIGFLAAVLVLARFCDDEGLFHACGAWMARWAAGRPRRLLTAVFALASAITAVLSLDATIVLLTPVVFATAARMGARPKPHVYACTHLSNTASLLLPVSNLTNLLAFTASGLSFTRFAALMVLPWLVAIGAEYVVFRRFFARDLAAAAPQPTLDEPPELPLFALVTVGCTLAGFVVASAVGIDPAWSAAAGALVLAVRAMVRGRATVLTVVRATAPAFLAFVLALGVVVRAVVDNGLSDALGRILPDGSGLPALLGIAALAAVLANLINNLPAVLVLLPLAATSGSGAVLAVLLGVNIGPNLTYAGSLATLLWRRIVHQHEHGVDLKEFTRLGLIAVPAALVPAVLALWTSLHVIGG
- a CDS encoding phytanoyl-CoA dioxygenase family protein, whose translation is MTVTDRNGRHPRTWEDAFAENGFVVVRGLFTGAEIDALCAEFAALHAAGPVPGHFEPRATRPGGTADPLHGHPRVMHPHRINALSRRTLLDPRLREILEVLSGEEVLAAQSMFYFKPPGARGQALHQDNFYLRVEPGTCVAAWIACDTIDRGNGGLEVVPGTHRMDLFCPQEADEELSFVREYVPPPPGLVAVPVDMAPGDVLFFNGSLVHGSGPNRSADRFRRCFIGHYVGRSTARIGVHYRTLTMSGEPVALPESEGAGPCGEEFAAASPH
- a CDS encoding universal stress protein, with product MRVIAWLVEGTWPACVDAVREHAPRATEVVLLHVSEPGVPGLAHGAFAGLLGRGHRERDPEVLLEDLGASSAVRLLDAAAERLGRPCDRLERAGRAEREVVAASDGADLLVFARDGDRARLGPHSLGPAGRFVVDHAPCPVLLVWPEPAPDVTTLPPPPPHHP
- a CDS encoding alpha/beta fold hydrolase: MTGDRIALAVHDHGGDGPPLLLLHGAGRTLADWAAVAPLLTPRHRVLAVDLRGHGLSPSGTWTLPRVIEDIEGVLEEYGLPGALPVGHSLGGVIAVRYALDHPEVTPGAANLDGYGWGRPDQYVGLDPAYVDERLVQVRKSATAGLPGGPLPVDGLQTLLAQQRALSGQLGVPYELLETALLRSVRHTPDGRLELRPRREHALEMLAAIDSLDLFALFARMDRPLLLGRALRPTPPVPGKEWFDDLMRAYGMGLARDLTALAAQRPHVRVVGIDGTHAMLLESPGAVAAAVLAFAAEALTDPASVPFRYALPEPEE